A part of Brassica rapa cultivar Chiifu-401-42 chromosome A05, CAAS_Brap_v3.01, whole genome shotgun sequence genomic DNA contains:
- the LOC103867979 gene encoding LOB domain-containing protein 12 produces MGGPGSSPCASCKLLRRRCAKDCIFAPYFPPDDPHKFAIVHKVFGASNVSKMLQELPVHQRADAVNSLVFEANARVRDPVYGCVGAISYLQNQVSQLQMQLAVAQAEILCIQMQQEPNLQSHHQILELDQDDKILLLHNNIDNCNNNSNNNLGYAMSSGQFNSNFASPSSIMQMQMQMQDPLKQESLWT; encoded by the exons ATGGGCGGTCCTGGATCATCACCATGTGCTTCGTGTAAGCTTCTTCGACGACGCTGTGCAAAAGATTGCATATTTGCACCTTATTTCCCTCCTGACGATCCTCACAAATTTGCCATTGTTCATAAGGTCTTCGGCGCAAGCAACGTCAGCAAAATGTTGCAG GAGCTACCGGTTCATCAAAGAGCTGACGCGGTGAATAGTCTGGTTTTCGAAGCAAACGCACGAGTTAGAGATCCAGTATATGGCTGCGTAGGAGCAATCTCCTACTTGCAAAATCAAGTCTCACAGCTTCAAATGCAACTAGCAGTAGCTCAGGCCGAGATTCTCTGCATCCAGATGCAACAGGAGCCAAATTTACAGTCTCATCATCAAATACTTGAACTAGACCAAGACGATAAAATTCTCTTGCTACACAACAACATCGATAACTGCAACAACAACAGTAATAACAACTTGGGTTATGCTATGTCTTCCGGGCAGTTCAACTCTAACTTTGCTTCTCCAAGCAGTATAATGCAAATGCAGATGCAAATGCAAGACCCTCTGAAGCAAGAATCTCTTTGGACTTGA